The following coding sequences lie in one Planctomycetia bacterium genomic window:
- a CDS encoding energy-dependent translational throttle protein EttA, with product MGPAFIFQISDLNKKFGQRELLKNINIAFYPGAKIGLLGRNGAGKSTLMKIMAGIDREYDGEARLAEGYTVGYLEQEPRLDPQKTVFENVMNGVDEARAVLRRYEEINARFGESLADAEMEKLLAEQAAVQDEIDAKNLWDLDRQVEIAMDAMNLPPGDWGVDNLSGGERRRIALCRLLLEKPDLLLLDEPTNHLDAESVNWLERHLAEYVGTVVAVTHDRYFLDNVAKWILEVDHGRGIPFEGNYTAWLEQKKARLELEEKQASVRQKTLDRELEWVRMSPKARQAKSKARLTAYEKLAAEQAAVRDQDVEIFIPASRPLGDQVIDAENISKAFGDKLLFENLSFRLPPGGIVGIIGPNGAGKTTLFRMLVGAEKPDTGSLTVGSTVDIGYVDQNRDALDPDKTVFEEISGGHDTIELGKRAVNARSYVAKFNFMGPDQQKKVGTLSGGERNRVHLAKLLRGGSNLLLLDEPTNDLDVDTLRSLEEGIINFAGSVVVITHDRWFLDRLATHIIAFEGDGYVHVCEGNFEVYERSRRERLGIEADEPHRFRYKKLTR from the coding sequence ATGGGCCCCGCCTTCATTTTCCAGATCTCCGACCTGAACAAGAAGTTCGGCCAGCGCGAGCTGCTCAAGAACATCAACATCGCCTTCTATCCGGGGGCCAAGATCGGCCTCCTCGGTCGCAACGGCGCCGGCAAGAGCACGCTCATGAAGATCATGGCGGGCATCGACCGCGAGTATGACGGCGAGGCCCGGCTCGCGGAGGGCTACACCGTCGGGTATCTCGAGCAGGAGCCGCGGCTCGATCCGCAGAAGACGGTTTTCGAGAATGTCATGAACGGCGTCGACGAGGCCCGGGCCGTGCTCCGGCGCTATGAGGAGATCAACGCCCGGTTCGGGGAATCCCTCGCCGACGCGGAGATGGAGAAACTGCTCGCCGAGCAGGCGGCCGTGCAGGACGAGATCGACGCCAAGAACCTCTGGGACCTCGACCGGCAGGTGGAGATCGCGATGGACGCGATGAACCTGCCCCCCGGCGACTGGGGCGTGGACAACCTCTCCGGCGGCGAGCGGCGGCGCATCGCCCTCTGCCGGCTGCTGCTCGAGAAGCCCGATCTCCTGCTCCTCGACGAGCCGACGAACCACCTCGACGCCGAGAGCGTCAACTGGCTGGAGCGGCACCTGGCCGAGTATGTTGGGACGGTGGTGGCGGTGACGCACGACCGCTATTTCCTCGACAACGTGGCGAAGTGGATCCTCGAGGTCGACCACGGCCGCGGCATCCCCTTCGAGGGCAACTACACCGCCTGGCTGGAGCAGAAGAAGGCCCGGCTGGAGCTGGAGGAGAAGCAGGCCAGCGTCCGCCAGAAGACGCTCGACCGCGAACTGGAGTGGGTGCGGATGTCTCCCAAGGCCCGCCAGGCCAAGAGCAAGGCCCGGCTCACTGCCTACGAGAAACTCGCCGCCGAGCAGGCCGCCGTCCGCGACCAAGACGTCGAGATCTTCATCCCGGCCAGCCGGCCGCTCGGCGACCAGGTGATCGACGCGGAGAACATCTCCAAGGCGTTCGGCGACAAGCTGTTGTTCGAGAACCTTTCCTTCCGGCTCCCCCCCGGCGGCATCGTGGGCATCATCGGCCCCAACGGCGCCGGCAAGACGACGCTGTTCCGGATGCTCGTCGGGGCCGAGAAGCCCGACACCGGCTCGCTCACGGTCGGATCCACCGTCGATATCGGCTACGTCGACCAAAACCGGGACGCGCTCGACCCGGACAAGACCGTGTTCGAGGAGATTTCCGGCGGCCACGACACGATCGAGCTCGGCAAGCGGGCGGTCAACGCCCGCAGCTACGTGGCGAAGTTCAACTTCATGGGCCCGGACCAGCAGAAGAAGGTGGGCACGCTGTCGGGGGGCGAGCGGAACCGGGTCCACCTCGCCAAGCTGCTCCGCGGCGGCTCCAACCTGCTGTTGTTGGACGAGCCAACGAATGACCTCGACGTCGACACGTTGCGGTCGCTGGAGGAAGGGATCATCAACTTCGCCGGCTCCGTGGTCGTGATCACCCACGACCGCTGGTTCCTCGACCGGCTGGCAACGCACATCATCGCCTTCGAGGGGGACGGCTACGTCCATGTCTGCGAGGGGAACTTCGAGGTCTACGAGCGCAGCCGGCGCGAGCGGCTGGGGATCGAGGCCGACGAGCCGCACCGTTTCCGCTACAAGAAACTGACGCGGTAG
- the ctrB gene encoding squalene synthase HpnC, protein MPTEATTVGGTPQAQARRRDPPVWAQVAVPAGTDRAAAEAFCRDVAARHYENFTVATRLVPGRIRQHLATVYAFARWSDDLADELGDSREADRRLADWRRQLDDCFAGRATHPIFVALAATARETGLTSEPFADLIDAFRQDQVRARYATRAELLDYCRRSADPVGRIVLALEGCRRAELVAMSDAICTGLQLVNFWQDLKRDRIAGRVYLPAEDMRRFGVDESMLDMPAAPAPLRALVREELAWARDLFAAGAPLVGRAPPALRPAIRMFLGGGRAIATSIERAGCDTLSRRPTVGRWTKLGLAVRAWFACRLVPGWSRV, encoded by the coding sequence ATGCCTACCGAAGCGACCACCGTCGGCGGAACTCCGCAGGCTCAGGCCAGGCGGCGCGATCCGCCGGTCTGGGCGCAGGTCGCGGTTCCCGCCGGCACCGATCGGGCCGCGGCCGAGGCCTTCTGTCGTGACGTCGCCGCCCGGCATTACGAGAACTTCACCGTGGCGACGCGGCTCGTGCCTGGGCGGATCCGGCAGCACCTGGCCACCGTCTACGCCTTCGCCCGCTGGAGCGACGACCTCGCCGACGAACTCGGCGATTCGCGGGAGGCGGACCGCCGGCTCGCCGACTGGCGACGGCAGCTCGACGACTGCTTCGCGGGCCGGGCGACGCACCCGATTTTCGTGGCCCTGGCAGCGACCGCGCGCGAGACCGGCCTGACGAGCGAGCCCTTCGCCGACCTCATCGACGCCTTCCGGCAGGATCAGGTCCGCGCCCGCTATGCCACGCGTGCCGAACTCCTCGACTACTGCCGGCGGTCCGCCGATCCCGTCGGCCGCATCGTGCTGGCCCTCGAGGGCTGCCGCAGGGCCGAACTCGTCGCCATGTCCGATGCCATCTGCACCGGGCTGCAGCTCGTCAACTTCTGGCAGGATCTGAAGCGCGACCGGATCGCCGGCCGCGTCTACCTGCCGGCCGAGGACATGCGCCGCTTCGGCGTCGATGAATCGATGCTCGACATGCCGGCCGCCCCGGCGCCGCTCCGGGCCCTCGTCCGCGAGGAACTCGCCTGGGCGCGGGACCTGTTCGCGGCCGGCGCGCCCCTCGTTGGTCGTGCGCCGCCGGCCCTGCGGCCGGCGATCCGCATGTTCCTCGGTGGCGGCCGGGCGATCGCCACCTCGATCGAGCGGGCCGGCTGCGACACGCTATCGCGGCGGCCGACCGTGGGCCGGTGGACGAAGCTCGGTCTCGCCGTCCGGGCGTGGTTCGCCTGCCGGCTCGTTCCCGGCTGGAGCCGCGTATGA
- the ispH gene encoding 4-hydroxy-3-methylbut-2-enyl diphosphate reductase produces MKILLASPRGFCAGVNMAIETLETAIRLHGTPIYVFHEIVHNKHVVERFVREGAVFVDAVEEVPEGAVLLFSAHGVAPEVRRVAADRRLRAIDATCPLVTKVHLEAIKYARAGYRLILIGHEGHDEVIGTMGQAPDAFTLVETVEEVDSLSFGPTDRLAYLTQTTLSVDDASRIIARLKERFPQIVGPPKDDICYATQNRQEAVRLLSEDADLTLVLGSRNSSNSQRLAELARERGIPAFLVDGADEIDAGWFGGVETVVITAGASAPESVVQDCVRWLAERFGATVEERTIREEDVYFPLPKELRAAAAAVQLPMA; encoded by the coding sequence ATGAAGATCCTCCTCGCCAGCCCCCGTGGTTTCTGTGCCGGCGTGAACATGGCGATCGAGACGCTGGAGACGGCGATTCGCCTCCATGGCACCCCGATCTACGTGTTCCACGAGATCGTCCACAACAAGCACGTCGTCGAGCGGTTCGTCCGCGAGGGGGCCGTGTTCGTCGACGCCGTCGAAGAGGTGCCGGAGGGGGCGGTGCTCCTGTTTTCGGCGCACGGCGTGGCCCCGGAGGTCCGCCGGGTGGCCGCCGACCGCCGGCTGCGGGCCATCGACGCCACCTGCCCGCTGGTGACCAAGGTCCACCTCGAGGCGATCAAGTACGCGCGGGCGGGCTACCGGCTGATCCTCATCGGTCACGAAGGGCACGACGAGGTGATCGGCACGATGGGGCAGGCGCCGGACGCGTTCACGCTCGTGGAAACGGTCGAGGAGGTCGATTCCCTGTCGTTCGGCCCCACGGACCGGCTCGCCTACCTCACGCAGACGACGCTCTCGGTGGACGACGCGTCGCGGATCATCGCCCGGCTCAAGGAGCGGTTTCCACAGATCGTCGGGCCGCCGAAGGACGACATCTGCTACGCGACCCAGAACCGCCAGGAGGCCGTGCGGCTGCTCTCGGAGGACGCCGACCTGACGCTCGTACTCGGCAGCCGCAACAGTTCCAACAGCCAGCGGCTCGCCGAACTGGCCCGTGAACGGGGCATCCCCGCCTTCCTCGTCGACGGCGCCGACGAGATCGATGCCGGCTGGTTCGGCGGGGTGGAAACGGTGGTGATCACGGCTGGGGCGAGTGCTCCCGAGAGCGTCGTGCAGGACTGCGTGCGCTGGCTCGCGGAGCGGTTCGGGGCGACGGTCGAGGAACGGACGATCCGGGAGGAGGACGTCTACTTCCCGCTGCCCAAGGAACTGCGGGCCGCGGCCGCGGCGGTGCAACTGCCGATGGCGTGA
- a CDS encoding sulfurtransferase: protein MADYVHPEVLVSTAWVAEHRSDPTVRIVESDEDRALYTMGHIPGAVEIDWAVDLQCPLVRDYIDRAAFEKLCAEKGISNDTTVVFYGDKNNWWACYALWVFKLYGHKDCRIMNGGRKRWELDGRPWSTDRVSYPSGRYTASEQDGSIRALRDEVLKHCRAGKQLLDVRSPEEYRGERMHMPDYPNEGAVRGGHIPGALNVPWPWNCNEDGTFKAVKELEKLYVKELRMKRRSPTIAYCRIGERSSLTWFVLTYLLGFGNVKNYDGSWLEWGNAVRMPIAKGAEPGGMTSPAPAATHA, encoded by the coding sequence ATGGCCGACTACGTGCATCCCGAGGTGCTGGTGTCAACCGCCTGGGTCGCGGAGCATCGCTCCGACCCCACCGTGCGGATCGTCGAATCGGACGAGGACCGGGCCCTGTACACCATGGGACACATCCCCGGGGCCGTGGAAATCGACTGGGCCGTCGACCTCCAGTGCCCGCTGGTCCGCGACTACATCGACCGGGCCGCCTTCGAGAAACTCTGCGCCGAGAAGGGCATTTCCAACGACACGACCGTCGTGTTCTACGGCGACAAGAACAACTGGTGGGCGTGCTACGCCTTGTGGGTGTTCAAGCTCTACGGCCACAAAGACTGCCGGATCATGAATGGCGGCCGGAAACGCTGGGAGCTCGACGGCCGGCCCTGGTCCACCGACCGCGTCTCGTATCCCTCTGGCCGCTACACGGCCAGCGAGCAGGACGGCTCGATCCGCGCCCTGCGGGACGAGGTGCTCAAGCACTGCAGGGCGGGCAAGCAGTTGCTCGACGTCCGCTCTCCCGAGGAGTACCGCGGCGAACGGATGCACATGCCCGACTACCCGAACGAGGGCGCGGTCCGCGGCGGCCACATTCCCGGCGCCCTCAACGTGCCCTGGCCGTGGAACTGCAACGAGGACGGAACGTTCAAAGCGGTCAAAGAACTCGAGAAGCTCTATGTCAAGGAGCTGCGGATGAAGCGCCGGTCGCCGACGATCGCCTATTGCCGGATCGGCGAGCGGTCGAGCCTGACCTGGTTCGTGCTCACCTATCTGCTCGGTTTCGGCAACGTGAAGAACTACGACGGCTCCTGGCTGGAGTGGGGCAACGCCGTCCGCATGCCGATCGCCAAGGGGGCGGAGCCGGGGGGCATGACGTCGCCGGCTCCCGCGGCCACCCACGCATAG